One region of Zingiber officinale cultivar Zhangliang chromosome 7B, Zo_v1.1, whole genome shotgun sequence genomic DNA includes:
- the LOC122006956 gene encoding fasciclin-like arabinogalactan protein 11 gives MKHLFPNSCTIFSLLLLAAFFASQTRAQTAATAPAPAGPKNITAILEKAGQYTTFIRLLRSTQLGDQIDNQLNNSNTGLTVFAPTDNAFSNLPPGTLNSLSDQQKVSLLQFHVLSTAISMPQFQTVSNPVRTQAGDSSDGEFPLNVTTTGNQVNISTGVVDTPISNTIFSDNKLAVYQVDQVLLPSKIFGTPAPAAAPAPAEPEKEKKKKEKPSSVPEAEGPSKSSPVTDSDATSSASNLKWRGGIGIAAAIISLCWSF, from the coding sequence ATGAAGCACTTGTTCCCAAACTCTTGCACCATTTTTTCCCTTCTGCTTCTTGCTGCCTTCTTCGCTTCCCAAACTCGTGCTCAGACTGCAGCCACAGCGCCGGCCCCTGCAGGCCCCAAGAACATCACGGCCATTCTGGAGAAGGCCGGCCAGTACACCACATTCATCCGCCTCCTCCGCAGCACGCAGCTAGGCGACCAAATCGACAACCAGCTCAACAACTCCAATACCGGCCTCACCGTCTTCGCTCCCACCGACAACGCCTTCTCCAACCTCCCTCCCGGCACGCTCAACTCCCTCTCCGACCAGCAGAAGGTCTCCCTGCTCCAATTCCACGTTCTGTCTACGGCCATCTCGATGCCACAGTTCCAAACGGTGAGCAACCCGGTGAGGACACAAGCGGGGGATTCTAGCGACGGCGAGTTCCCGCTGAACGTGACGACGACAGGAAACCAAGTGAACATCTCCACCGGGGTGGTCGACACCCCCATTTCGAACACCATATTCTCGGACAACAAGCTGGCCGTGTACCAGGTGGATCAGGTGCTCCTTCCTTCGAAGATATTCGGAACCCCAGCGCCTGCTGCAGCTCCTGCGCCGGCCGAAccggagaaggagaagaagaagaaggagaagccgagTAGCGTTCCTGAAGCCGAAGGGCCTTCGAAATCGAGCCCTGTTACTGATTCTGATGCAACTTCTTCAGCTTCGAACTTGAAGTGGAGAGGCGGCATTGGAATTGCAGCCGCAATTATTTCACTCTGCTGGAGCTTCTGA